One genomic segment of Leishmania braziliensis MHOM/BR/75/M2904 complete genome, chromosome 7 includes these proteins:
- a CDS encoding putative vacuolar-type Ca2+-ATPase: MTEADACDMKSRPHQRTRKACQQRGFTIFPFTSDRKRMSAVVRQEDGTLLHHVKGGSDRILPLCDRYVNETGDEVPMTDEACERIAQQVKKLADMGNRTIGVAYAVLSGTELPEDEPTEALVWLSLLGIQDPLRPEVADAVMKCQAAGVTVRMCTGDNIDTAVAISRQCGIFNPYYGDLAMTGQDFRNLVYDAYGDDERMAKFWPVLDHMTVMARSQPLDKQLLVLMLMTRGEVVAVTGDGTNDAPALRLANVGFVMRSGTDIAVKSADIVLLDDNFRSVQRAVVWGRCVNDNIRKFLQLQLTVNYVSVALTFIGSLMAGGRSSPLTTVQLLWVNLIMDTLAALALATEEPSEECLKRQPIHRKAPLVSRRMHVTIFMAAAYMLGLTLSMQAYGNVLFKAGPLGGIEHSTIVFNVFVLSTLFHMFNCRKLYEEFNVLEGLLSRSPLFIGVITFCFAFQVVAVEVFGDFMKVTSLRSEEWLGCVIVAIGVLVVGFISRLIPVCEPSFEKTFDGSMLDEDAKAVLARVDNAVTKAQATTEEYKEGIYLDKARRLRARALWNEARHHHLHVSRIVNAFRRTRVDRLEEGRHLGVI; encoded by the coding sequence AtgacggaggcggacgcATGCGACATGAAGTCGCGGCCGCACCAGCGGACCCGCAAGGCGTGCCAGCAGCGCGGGTTCACGATCTTCCCGTTCACGAGCGACCGGAAGCGGATGAGCGCTGTTGTGCGGCAGGAGGACgggacgctgctgcaccacgtgAAGGGCGGGTCTGACCGCATTCTGCCGCTGTGCGACCGGTACGTGAACGAGACGGGCGACGAGGTGCCCATGACGGACGAGGCGTGCGAgcgcatcgcgcagcaggtgAAGAAGCTGGCGGACATGGGGAACCGGACCATCGGTGTCGCGTACGCGGTGCTTAGCGGCACCGAGCTTCCCGAGGATGAGCCGACCGAGGCGCTGGTGTGGCTGTCCCTGCTCGGCATCCAGGACCCGCTGCggccggaggtggcggatgCCGTGATGAAGTGCCAGGCGGCCGGCGTGAcggtgcgcatgtgcaccGGCGACAATATCGATACGGCCGTGGCTATCTCGCGCCAATGCGGCATCTTCAACCCATACTACGGCGATCTTGCGATGACTGGCCAGGACTTCCGCAATCTTGTGTACGACGCGtacggcgacgacgagcgCATGGCGAAGTTCTGGCCCGTGCTGGACCACATGACGGTGATGGCGCgctcgcagccgctggaCAAGCAGCTTCTTGTGCTGATGCTGATGACGCGCGGCGAGGTTGTTGCCGTGACTGGCGACGGCACGAACGATgcgcctgcgctgcgtcTTGCGAACGTTGGCTTTGTGATGCGGAGCGGGACGGACATCGCGGTGAAGTCTGCGGACATTGTGCTGCTGGACGACAACTTCCGCTCTGTGCAGCGCGCTGTTGTGTGGGGCCGGTGCGTGAACGACAACATCCGGAagttcctgcagctgcagctgacgGTGAACTACGTGTCCGTGGCGCTGACGTTCATCGGGTCGCTCATGGCGGGTGGCCGCTCCTCGCCGCTGACAACGGTGCAGCTACTGTGGGTGAACCTGATCATGGACACGCTGGCTGCCTTGGCGCTTGCGACGGAGGAGCCGAGCGAGGAGTGTCTGAAGCGGCAGCCCATTCACCGCaaggcgccgctggtgtcgcGCCGCATGCACGTGACCATTTTTATGGCAGCAGCGTACATGTTGGGCCTTACGCTCAGCATGCAGGCGTACGGCAATGTGTTATTCAAGGCAGGTCCACTCGGCGGCATTGAGCACAGCACGATCGTCTTCAATGTGTTTGTGTTGAGCACGTTGTTTCACATGTTCAACTGCCGCAAGCTGTACGAGGAGTTTAACGTGCTGGAGGGCCTGTTGTCTCGCTCACCCCTCTTCATTGGTGTCATTACGTTCTGCTTCGCCTTTCAGGTGGTGGCCGTGGAAGTGTTCGGTGACTTTATGAAGGTCACGTCACTGCGATCGGAGGAGTGGCTCGGCTGCGTGATCGTCGCCATTGGTGTCCTCGTCGTGGGCTTTATATCTCGTTTAATTCCTGTTTGCGAGCCCTCCTTCGAGAAGACGTTTGATGGAAGTATGCTCGATGAGGACGCCAAGGCGGTACTGGCAAGGGTCGACAACGCCGTTACCAAGGCGCAGGCGACGACTGAGGAGTACAAGGAGGGTATCTACCTCGATAAGGCGCGTAGGCttcgtgcgcgtgcgctgtgGAATGAGgcgcgccaccaccatctcCACGTGAGCCGCATCGTCAACGCGTTCCGTCGCACAAGGGTGGATAGattggaggaggggaggcacTTAGGCGTCATTTAA